One genomic segment of Flagellimonas marinaquae includes these proteins:
- a CDS encoding glycoside hydrolase family 15 protein — MDNLNYGIIGNCRSAALISKEGSIDWCCLPQFDSASVFAKLLDEKKGGSFEILTGDNYKIDQQYHKNTAILVTRYADGENVFEVHDFMPRHHKMNGKYMAPPEIVRYIKYVSGSPKVQFKYNPKLEYAVGETELYIKEDFIASLTHESKYDTLFLYTSFNKKHILEQKETTLKEDGYFLICYHEKILKPTTQKIALELERTKVYWLDWVDKTPTYKKFKDQIIRSAITLKMLTYDKTGAVLAAATTSLPETIGEVRNWDYRFCWIRDASMAIKVVSELGHKNSAKRFLQFIIDLMPDKDEKLQIMYGINKEKKLTEISLDHLDGYKGSKPVRVGNAAYMQKQNDIYGILMDVIYEQLRNFSNDLENGEELWNITKGIVWIVGKHWQEPDKGIWEFRGEDRHFTFSKVLCWVAIDRAIKVAKMFGKTRKLERWTALEQEIKEDIHKNAWNNDINAFVQSYGSRHLDASVLLMEPYGFIHARDPKYVSTVKAIEDGLSNDGLLYRYKNEDDFGLPSSSFTICTFWFINALFKIGEEEKALEYFERLLGYSNHLGLFSEDIDFKTKRLLGNFPQAYSHLALIECAINFSNKQKDERILESIG; from the coding sequence ATGGACAACTTGAATTACGGAATTATTGGAAATTGTAGGAGTGCGGCATTGATTTCCAAAGAAGGCTCCATTGACTGGTGCTGTTTGCCGCAATTTGATTCAGCTTCGGTGTTTGCGAAGCTACTGGATGAAAAAAAGGGTGGGAGTTTTGAGATATTAACGGGCGATAATTATAAAATTGATCAACAGTACCACAAGAACACCGCAATATTGGTAACGCGGTATGCCGATGGCGAAAATGTATTTGAGGTACACGATTTTATGCCCCGTCACCATAAGATGAACGGGAAATACATGGCCCCTCCGGAAATAGTCCGGTACATAAAGTATGTGTCCGGAAGTCCCAAGGTTCAATTTAAGTACAATCCAAAATTGGAATATGCTGTAGGTGAGACCGAGCTTTATATTAAAGAAGATTTTATTGCCAGTCTAACCCATGAGAGTAAATACGACACATTGTTCCTCTATACTTCTTTTAATAAGAAACATATATTGGAACAAAAAGAAACCACGCTTAAGGAAGATGGGTATTTTTTGATTTGTTACCATGAGAAAATATTAAAACCTACCACCCAAAAGATTGCTTTGGAACTGGAACGGACCAAAGTTTACTGGTTGGATTGGGTGGATAAGACCCCTACTTACAAGAAATTTAAGGATCAGATAATTCGAAGTGCCATCACTTTAAAAATGTTGACCTACGACAAAACAGGAGCAGTGTTGGCGGCAGCCACTACGTCGCTTCCCGAGACCATAGGGGAGGTTCGTAATTGGGATTACCGATTTTGTTGGATTCGCGATGCTTCAATGGCGATCAAGGTTGTATCCGAATTGGGACATAAAAATTCCGCCAAAAGATTTTTACAATTCATAATCGATCTAATGCCGGATAAGGATGAGAAGCTCCAGATCATGTATGGCATCAACAAAGAAAAAAAGCTGACCGAAATATCCTTGGACCATTTGGATGGTTATAAAGGATCCAAACCGGTAAGGGTGGGTAATGCAGCTTATATGCAAAAACAGAACGATATCTATGGGATTTTGATGGATGTGATTTATGAGCAGCTACGAAATTTTAGCAATGATTTGGAAAATGGCGAGGAGTTATGGAACATTACCAAAGGTATTGTTTGGATTGTTGGCAAACACTGGCAGGAGCCGGACAAGGGCATTTGGGAGTTTAGGGGAGAGGATAGACATTTTACCTTTTCCAAGGTGCTCTGCTGGGTAGCTATAGATAGGGCTATAAAGGTTGCCAAAATGTTTGGTAAAACCCGAAAATTGGAACGTTGGACCGCCCTTGAACAAGAAATTAAGGAAGATATCCATAAAAATGCCTGGAACAATGACATTAATGCTTTTGTACAATCTTATGGTTCAAGACATTTGGATGCCTCCGTTCTGTTGATGGAACCTTATGGGTTTATCCATGCAAGGGACCCAAAATATGTGAGCACGGTTAAGGCCATAGAAGATGGTCTTAGCAATGATGGTCTGTTGTATCGTTATAAGAACGAAGATGATTTTGGACTTCCTTCATCATCCTTTACCATTTGCACCTTTTGGTTTATCAATGCATTGTTCAAGATAGGCGAGGAAGAAAAGGCTCTCGAGTATTTTGAACGACTTTTGGGCTATAGCAACCATTTAGGATTGTTTAGTGAGGATATCGATTTTAAGACCAAGCGGTTGTTGGGCAATTTTCCACAGGCCTACTCGCACTTGGCACTTATTGAATGTGCCATCAATTTTTCTAATAAGCAAAAAGATGAGCGGATATTGGAATCCATAGGGTAA
- a CDS encoding bifunctional alpha,alpha-trehalose-phosphate synthase (UDP-forming)/trehalose-phosphatase: MGKTIIISNRLPVQLQISNGSLNAVPSVGGLATGMKSVHSGGESLWIGWSGLTDEDIPDGLEDEIDKALQDNGCAKVKLNAKEVDGFYYGFSNRTIWPLFHYFLEYSEFELTYWETYKAVNQKFADAIIENSSEDDTIWVHDYQLMLVPQMVREKRPDTTIGFFLHIPFPSFEIFRTLPWREEILEGLLGSDLIGFHTYDYERHFLSSVRRLIGLDVSFNEIYLDNRVIKVDSFPMGIDYKKFRDAAVNHDSKSKENRSDLQVRLDNHKASAPDTKLILSIDRLDYSKGIAKRINAFEYFLQKYPEYKEKVRLIILAVPSRSNVPQYQLLKKEVDELVGRINGELSTVNWTPIWYFYRSLPFESLIDLYTSSDIAWLTPLRDGMNLVAKEYIATRTDKSGVLILSEMAGSAYEMNEALLINPNNFEQQADTLKQAFNMPLEEQISRNTFLQKRLERYNVEVWANEFMSALQENRDLGKAFISEKMSSGILSSIQNEYEKSKKRLLFLDYDGTLTGFHKDPQKASPDEELYQLLDALHNQENTTVFLISGRDKQTFGRWFLPKKYNMIVEHGVWISKNGDEFKMLEQVKGEWMGKIRPVLESFVDRTPGSFIEEKNYSLAWHYRNTDPDFGDKRATELNTVLRSLIGNDDISVLNGNKVMEIKNSNVNKGRAATRMLTEDDYDFVFAIGDDWTDEFMFQELPETAITVKVGLKKTHAKYHVENTTRVRQLLKRFTKP; encoded by the coding sequence ATGGGCAAAACTATCATAATCTCAAATCGGCTACCCGTTCAATTACAAATTAGCAATGGATCGCTCAATGCAGTACCAAGTGTTGGAGGTTTGGCCACTGGAATGAAATCTGTGCACAGTGGTGGCGAAAGTCTGTGGATCGGTTGGTCCGGGCTCACGGACGAGGATATTCCCGATGGGCTCGAGGATGAAATAGACAAAGCATTGCAGGATAATGGGTGTGCCAAGGTAAAACTAAATGCAAAGGAAGTGGATGGTTTCTACTATGGATTCAGTAACCGTACCATTTGGCCCTTGTTCCACTATTTTTTGGAATATTCCGAGTTTGAATTAACCTATTGGGAAACCTACAAGGCCGTAAACCAAAAGTTTGCCGATGCCATTATAGAAAACTCAAGTGAAGACGATACTATTTGGGTCCACGATTACCAATTGATGTTGGTTCCCCAAATGGTCCGCGAAAAAAGACCGGATACGACCATTGGTTTCTTTCTGCACATTCCTTTTCCTTCTTTCGAAATTTTCAGGACCCTGCCTTGGCGTGAAGAAATCCTGGAAGGATTGTTGGGCTCGGACCTTATCGGTTTCCACACGTACGATTACGAAAGGCATTTTTTGAGCTCCGTCCGCAGATTGATCGGTCTGGATGTAAGCTTCAACGAGATCTATCTGGACAATAGGGTCATAAAAGTGGATTCTTTCCCCATGGGAATCGACTACAAAAAGTTTAGGGATGCCGCTGTTAACCATGATTCAAAAAGTAAAGAAAACCGAAGTGATCTACAAGTTCGTTTGGACAACCACAAAGCATCGGCCCCGGATACCAAATTGATCCTATCCATAGATCGACTCGATTATAGTAAAGGAATAGCAAAGCGAATCAACGCATTCGAGTACTTTCTTCAAAAGTATCCAGAATACAAGGAAAAAGTCCGATTGATCATACTTGCCGTTCCCTCCCGCTCCAACGTTCCACAATATCAATTATTAAAAAAAGAGGTGGACGAACTGGTAGGAAGAATAAATGGTGAGCTTTCCACGGTGAACTGGACACCTATTTGGTACTTCTATCGTTCCCTTCCCTTTGAAAGCCTGATAGACCTATATACATCCAGCGACATTGCATGGCTGACACCCCTTAGAGATGGAATGAATTTGGTGGCCAAAGAATATATTGCTACCCGAACAGATAAGTCTGGGGTACTGATTCTAAGCGAGATGGCCGGTTCGGCCTACGAAATGAACGAAGCTCTGTTGATAAATCCGAATAACTTTGAACAACAAGCAGATACACTTAAGCAAGCCTTTAATATGCCTTTGGAAGAGCAAATATCCCGTAACACTTTTCTTCAGAAAAGATTGGAACGCTACAATGTAGAGGTTTGGGCCAATGAATTTATGAGTGCATTGCAAGAGAACAGAGATCTGGGCAAAGCTTTTATTTCCGAAAAGATGTCGTCCGGCATATTGTCCTCCATTCAAAATGAATATGAAAAATCCAAGAAACGATTATTGTTCTTGGATTATGACGGGACCTTGACAGGTTTCCACAAAGACCCACAAAAGGCATCTCCAGACGAAGAATTGTACCAACTTTTAGATGCCTTGCACAACCAAGAAAACACTACTGTTTTTTTAATAAGCGGGAGGGACAAACAGACCTTTGGCCGATGGTTCTTGCCCAAAAAATATAATATGATAGTAGAGCATGGTGTATGGATTTCCAAAAACGGGGACGAGTTTAAGATGTTGGAACAGGTTAAAGGAGAATGGATGGGCAAAATAAGACCTGTGCTCGAATCTTTTGTAGATCGGACACCTGGCTCGTTTATTGAGGAAAAAAACTATTCCTTAGCTTGGCATTACCGCAATACCGACCCGGATTTCGGGGATAAGAGGGCCACGGAACTCAATACCGTTCTTCGAAGTTTAATCGGCAACGACGATATTAGCGTGCTCAACGGGAACAAGGTAATGGAAATAAAAAACAGTAATGTGAACAAAGGAAGGGCCGCCACTCGTATGTTAACCGAAGACGATTATGACTTTGTTTTTGCCATTGGTGATGATTGGACGGACGAATTTATGTTCCAAGAACTACCGGAGACCGCAATTACGGTCAAAGTCGGTCTTAAAAAAACACATGCCAAGTACCATGTGGAAAATACCACAAGGGTAAGGCAATTATTGAAACGTTTTACAAAGCCATGA
- a CDS encoding nuclear transport factor 2 family protein: MTRVLLSICLLFSVTLGWSQVETEVYLFDLEIKEGKPLLTNPKNISNNNGYDNQPSFWNDDSILFASTREDQTDVLQFNVKEGSTSKWLTYTKAGSEYSPLRIPGKNAFSAIRLDVDGLQRLYAYNLQTQESTPITDLKIGYHVWYDPSTLIATVLTDNRMDLVIVDVETGTHRIVHKNVGRSLHNIPESDLVSFVGKKGEKWEILSLNPTTGEIKKIIDTYQNQEDIAWLGTQTIITGFNKELLRLELDEGAEWETIMEFNQEEINNISRIAISPKAKRLAFVAEGSPAKIIQKQVEAFNNRDLDDFVSCFSENVRVLQFPDEPMYQGKSKMRENYQRFFENVKTSNVKVVNRIVLGNTIIDEEITKVDGRDGHQVAIYQVANGKIQYMTFIFPDGPLTDAESIVQEQLDAYNKRDIEAFATTYAPQIEIYSYPNTLNLKGRANLEQQYSALFENTPDLHASIKNRIVIGNKVIDEETATINGRILEAIAIYEVENGEISKVTFIQ, encoded by the coding sequence ATGACACGAGTTTTATTGAGCATTTGCTTGTTGTTCTCCGTTACCTTAGGATGGTCCCAAGTGGAGACAGAGGTATATCTTTTTGATCTAGAAATAAAAGAGGGCAAACCCCTGTTGACCAACCCAAAAAACATTTCGAACAACAATGGTTACGACAATCAACCTTCGTTTTGGAACGACGATTCCATCCTTTTTGCATCAACCCGGGAGGACCAGACCGATGTTCTTCAATTCAATGTTAAAGAAGGAAGCACATCAAAGTGGTTGACCTATACAAAGGCCGGCAGTGAATATTCTCCGCTACGTATTCCCGGAAAGAATGCATTTTCCGCCATACGACTGGATGTGGATGGCTTACAACGCCTATATGCTTACAATTTACAGACACAGGAATCCACACCAATAACAGACTTAAAAATTGGTTATCATGTATGGTACGACCCATCTACCCTGATCGCTACGGTTTTAACGGATAATCGTATGGATCTTGTAATCGTGGATGTTGAAACAGGCACACACCGAATCGTCCATAAAAATGTTGGGCGCTCTTTGCACAACATCCCCGAATCCGATCTGGTCAGTTTTGTTGGAAAAAAGGGCGAGAAGTGGGAAATTTTATCCTTAAACCCTACTACTGGTGAAATAAAAAAGATAATCGACACTTACCAAAATCAGGAGGATATAGCTTGGTTGGGCACCCAAACCATAATTACGGGATTCAACAAAGAATTGCTACGTCTCGAATTGGACGAAGGCGCGGAATGGGAAACCATAATGGAATTCAATCAAGAAGAAATCAACAATATTAGTAGAATCGCCATAAGCCCTAAAGCTAAAAGATTGGCCTTTGTTGCCGAAGGGTCGCCTGCCAAAATAATCCAAAAACAGGTAGAAGCTTTTAACAATAGGGACTTAGATGATTTTGTCTCTTGTTTTTCCGAAAATGTGCGTGTTCTACAATTTCCGGATGAGCCTATGTACCAAGGAAAATCAAAAATGCGCGAGAACTACCAAAGGTTTTTCGAGAACGTAAAAACATCTAACGTTAAAGTTGTAAATCGCATAGTGTTGGGCAACACCATTATAGATGAGGAAATTACCAAAGTGGACGGCAGGGACGGGCACCAAGTCGCTATCTACCAAGTGGCGAATGGTAAAATCCAATACATGACCTTTATATTCCCCGATGGTCCTCTTACCGATGCCGAAAGTATCGTACAAGAACAACTGGACGCCTACAATAAAAGGGATATCGAGGCATTTGCCACCACCTATGCACCCCAGATAGAGATATACAGCTACCCCAATACATTAAACCTAAAAGGCAGGGCGAATCTGGAACAACAATACAGTGCTCTCTTTGAAAACACCCCCGACCTACATGCCAGTATAAAAAACAGGATCGTGATCGGAAACAAGGTGATAGACGAAGAAACGGCAACTATAAATGGAAGGATACTAGAGGCCATTGCTATTTATGAAGTAGAAAATGGCGAAATTAGCAAAGTAACCTTTATCCAATAA
- a CDS encoding TMEM175 family protein, translating to MKLPHNISRIEAFSDAVFAFAATLLVVSVGTQAENSILQVDWIVFLSFSVSFFALVGLWSVHYNFFRRSDYMDNMIIGLNTVLLFLILYFIFPLKSLINSWTGTLQINKDDFSSLFQLYSLGFLLIFTCFSLMYLRVYKKNGTGNKLHLFYARHFGIFVFVAFVSIIIAKFQIGLYYGLPGILYTLLGPICYFHAMYFQKKNNSL from the coding sequence ATGAAACTACCGCACAACATTAGTAGAATTGAAGCCTTTAGCGATGCGGTATTTGCTTTTGCCGCGACCCTTTTGGTAGTTTCTGTGGGAACGCAAGCGGAAAATTCCATTTTACAGGTAGATTGGATAGTCTTTTTGAGCTTTTCGGTAAGCTTTTTTGCACTGGTAGGGCTCTGGTCCGTTCATTATAATTTTTTCCGAAGATCAGATTACATGGACAATATGATCATTGGCTTAAATACGGTTCTCCTATTTTTGATTCTTTACTTTATATTTCCGCTCAAATCATTGATCAATTCATGGACGGGGACGCTACAAATCAACAAAGACGATTTTTCTTCGTTATTTCAATTGTACAGCCTTGGGTTTTTGTTGATTTTTACGTGTTTTTCCCTAATGTACCTAAGAGTATACAAGAAGAATGGGACAGGCAATAAATTACATTTGTTTTATGCACGGCATTTTGGAATTTTTGTTTTTGTCGCCTTCGTTTCCATTATCATTGCCAAGTTTCAAATTGGATTATATTACGGTCTCCCCGGAATACTATATACGCTTTTAGGACCTATTTGTTATTTTCACGCCATGTACTTTCAAAAGAAAAACAACTCCCTGTAA
- a CDS encoding M28 family peptidase: MKTKLLATLLLFACISYAQTDTRLYDIINSVSVDRIKSDVTTLVNFGTRHTLSDTVSRTTGIGAARRWIKSEFDKISSNCGNCLEVFYQKNFVKKGDNARIVKDVEIVNVVAIQRGTKYPNRFIIMSGDIDSRVSDPNNYTSTSPGANDNASGMAGTIEASRVLSKYTFESSIIYVGLSGEEQGLYGGKGLAAHAKESGWDIVGILNNDMIGNITGVDGVVSNRDFRIFSEPVPPTETEQERRARRFYGGEVDGISRQLARYVYKTTKTYMPEMNPMLIYRLDRFGRGGHHRPFNDAGFAGIRIMEAHENYTQQHQDIRTENGIAYGDVLEHVDFEYAKKLTAVNAINLASIAWAPPSPKTVEIGGIVEPSAKLRWSKVDGAKGYKIYWRDTTSPTWDNYRYVGDVDEHTLEGIVIDNYFFGVAAIGADGHESPVVFPNKVFR; this comes from the coding sequence ATGAAAACTAAACTACTTGCAACGCTGCTCCTTTTTGCATGCATAAGTTATGCACAAACCGACACTAGACTTTATGACATTATAAATTCCGTTTCCGTAGATCGCATAAAGAGCGATGTTACCACTTTGGTAAACTTTGGAACAAGGCATACCCTGAGCGATACCGTTTCCCGGACCACAGGAATTGGTGCTGCCAGGAGATGGATAAAATCAGAGTTCGATAAAATTTCTTCGAACTGCGGTAATTGCTTAGAGGTATTTTATCAAAAAAACTTTGTGAAGAAAGGCGATAATGCACGAATCGTAAAAGATGTTGAAATTGTTAACGTTGTAGCCATCCAAAGAGGCACTAAATATCCCAACCGGTTCATTATCATGAGCGGTGATATCGATTCACGAGTGAGCGACCCTAACAATTACACATCCACCTCTCCTGGGGCAAACGACAATGCCAGTGGAATGGCGGGCACCATCGAAGCCTCAAGGGTACTGTCCAAGTACACGTTCGAAAGCAGTATTATTTATGTGGGCCTTTCTGGAGAGGAGCAGGGACTATATGGAGGAAAAGGTCTTGCAGCCCATGCCAAAGAAAGCGGATGGGATATTGTAGGAATTTTGAACAATGATATGATCGGTAACATTACCGGAGTAGATGGAGTGGTGAGCAATAGGGACTTTAGGATATTCTCGGAACCCGTGCCCCCTACCGAAACGGAACAAGAACGAAGGGCTCGCCGATTCTATGGCGGGGAGGTAGATGGAATCTCGCGCCAACTGGCCAGGTATGTGTACAAAACCACTAAAACCTATATGCCAGAAATGAATCCTATGTTGATCTATCGTTTAGATCGCTTTGGTCGTGGAGGGCACCACAGACCTTTCAACGACGCAGGTTTTGCCGGAATTCGCATAATGGAGGCCCATGAAAATTATACACAACAGCACCAAGATATCAGAACGGAAAATGGCATCGCCTACGGTGACGTATTGGAGCATGTAGATTTTGAATATGCCAAAAAACTCACAGCCGTAAATGCCATAAACCTAGCCTCCATTGCTTGGGCACCGCCATCGCCCAAAACTGTTGAAATCGGTGGCATTGTAGAACCCAGTGCCAAACTTAGATGGAGTAAGGTCGATGGAGCCAAAGGCTATAAAATCTATTGGAGGGATACAACATCCCCCACCTGGGACAATTACAGGTATGTTGGCGATGTAGACGAGCATACCTTGGAAGGTATAGTAATAGACAATTATTTTTTTGGTGTGGCCGCTATTGGTGCAGATGGACACGAAAGTCCTGTGGTTTTTCCTAATAAAGTTTTTAGGTAG
- a CDS encoding YdeI/OmpD-associated family protein, whose protein sequence is MSKYPEFYFKNDVEWREWLHENHKEYTGIHLIFYSVDHSKESMRWEEAVKVALCFGWIDSTVKSLGNGKRKQYFSPRKPNTTWSTLNKAYIEELKSDGLMHQSGLATIDIAKANGSWTALDDVENGVIPDILQKAFDKNQTAFENFKNFTKSQKKGYLYWLKQAKRDETRQKRVKEIISLSEQNIKYRNWRLPSIFFSVDKGGHSSDKSKCT, encoded by the coding sequence TTGAGCAAGTATCCCGAATTCTATTTTAAAAACGATGTTGAGTGGCGGGAATGGCTGCACGAGAACCATAAAGAATACACTGGTATTCACTTGATATTCTATTCTGTTGACCACAGTAAAGAAAGTATGCGATGGGAAGAAGCCGTTAAAGTGGCCCTCTGTTTTGGTTGGATCGATAGTACCGTAAAAAGTCTGGGGAACGGTAAGCGCAAACAATACTTTAGCCCCAGAAAACCTAATACCACTTGGAGTACATTGAACAAGGCTTATATTGAGGAGTTAAAGTCCGATGGGTTAATGCACCAAAGTGGATTGGCCACCATCGATATTGCCAAAGCGAACGGCTCATGGACAGCGCTGGACGATGTGGAAAATGGCGTAATTCCAGACATACTGCAAAAGGCTTTTGATAAGAACCAAACTGCTTTTGAGAATTTTAAAAATTTCACCAAAAGTCAAAAAAAAGGATATCTGTATTGGCTAAAACAAGCCAAACGTGATGAAACCCGCCAAAAAAGAGTCAAGGAGATCATATCGCTATCGGAACAAAACATAAAGTATAGAAACTGGAGATTACCTTCCATATTTTTTTCGGTAGATAAAGGCGGCCACTCCTCCGACAAAAGCAAATGCACTTAG
- a CDS encoding MFS transporter has protein sequence MKEAKPSWFYLILLILSGEAIFILPFVLPRVFRPTVLDVLGLDNVQLGLCFSVYGLVAMVSYIFGGPLADKYQPRKLIAIALWMTAAGGFLYAQYPSFWLLQMLYGWWGFTTIFLFWAPMIKAARIWGGRNAQGKAFGFLDGGRGLTGAFFSLLGVLIFSFFLTESPDTAGLQDRREAFTYVIYTSSVIIILVGVLVWFFMKSDAIDEKAVLDRISWNHMKQVLKLHSVWLLMVIILCGYVAYKITDIISQYAEEVMLYNQVDAAKVGTLLQFLRPTTGIIFGLIADRLKITWLLVISFGLTLIGGLIFASGIIAPTTTVLFFMSVVVIAAGVYATRALYFGVMHVGKIPLTLTGTAVGLISLVGYTPDVFAGPAYGILLDAHPGEELGHQNVFWMLSAFAFVGGVAAFIYRKKYGR, from the coding sequence TTGAAAGAAGCAAAACCAAGTTGGTTCTATTTGATATTGTTGATACTTTCGGGGGAAGCCATTTTTATCCTTCCCTTTGTTTTGCCGCGGGTATTTAGGCCTACGGTATTGGATGTTTTGGGGTTGGACAATGTGCAACTGGGCCTTTGTTTTTCGGTATATGGCTTGGTCGCCATGGTTTCGTATATTTTTGGAGGACCATTGGCCGATAAGTACCAACCTCGAAAATTAATAGCCATTGCTTTATGGATGACAGCGGCTGGAGGATTCCTTTATGCCCAATACCCATCTTTTTGGTTATTGCAGATGCTATATGGTTGGTGGGGATTCACTACAATTTTTTTGTTTTGGGCGCCTATGATCAAGGCTGCTAGAATTTGGGGCGGGCGTAACGCTCAAGGTAAGGCATTTGGGTTCTTGGACGGGGGACGGGGTCTCACGGGAGCTTTCTTCAGTTTATTGGGGGTGCTCATTTTTTCGTTTTTTTTGACAGAATCACCGGATACGGCAGGTCTTCAGGATAGAAGAGAGGCATTTACCTATGTAATTTATACCTCTTCGGTAATTATAATTTTAGTTGGTGTCCTTGTTTGGTTTTTTATGAAATCCGATGCAATCGATGAAAAGGCGGTTTTGGATCGTATTTCTTGGAATCATATGAAACAAGTTTTAAAACTTCATTCGGTTTGGCTGTTGATGGTCATTATCCTGTGTGGATATGTAGCGTATAAAATCACGGATATTATCTCACAATATGCCGAGGAAGTCATGTTGTACAATCAAGTCGATGCCGCAAAAGTGGGAACTTTGCTACAATTTTTAAGGCCAACAACAGGTATTATTTTTGGCTTGATCGCAGATAGGCTAAAGATCACATGGCTTTTGGTTATAAGTTTTGGTCTAACGCTGATCGGGGGATTGATTTTCGCAAGTGGCATTATTGCACCGACCACAACAGTTTTGTTCTTTATGTCCGTAGTGGTAATTGCAGCTGGAGTTTATGCCACTCGTGCATTATATTTTGGTGTAATGCATGTTGGTAAAATTCCCTTGACCTTGACGGGCACGGCAGTAGGTCTCATTTCTTTGGTAGGTTATACCCCTGATGTATTTGCAGGTCCGGCCTATGGGATACTATTGGATGCCCACCCCGGGGAGGAACTGGGGCATCAAAATGTTTTTTGGATGCTAAGTGCATTTGCTTTTGTCGGAGGAGTGGCCGCCTTTATCTACCGAAAAAAATATGGAAGGTAA